Proteins encoded by one window of Glycine soja cultivar W05 chromosome 15, ASM419377v2, whole genome shotgun sequence:
- the LOC114387636 gene encoding DNA ligase 4 — protein sequence MTEQTKLSVLCSLFTWTQRSKSAAKKRAKFRKFLDAFCTDHNFFPAVRLLLPNLDRERGSYGLKESVLATSLIDALGISRDSPDALRLLNWRKGGAATGPTAGNFALVASEVLQRRQGTASGGLTIRELNELLDRLASAENRAEKILVLSTLIQKTNAQEMKWIIMIILKDLKLGISEKSIFHEFHPDAEDLFNVTCDLKLVCEKLRDRNQRHKRQDIEVGKAVRPQLAKRVANATEAWKKLHGKDVVVECKFDGDRIQIHKNGTEIHFFSRNFIDHSEYAHAMSEIIIQNVLVDRCILDGEMLVWDTSLKRFAEFGSNQEIAKAARDGLDSDRQLCYVAFDILYFGDTSLIHQTLKERHEILCKIVRPVKGRLEILVPNAGINSHISSGEPCWSFIAHNVDEVERFFKETIENRDEGIVLKDHSSKWEPSDRSGKWLKLKPEYIQAGSDLDVLIIGGYYGSGRRGGEVAQFLVGLAERPSPNTHPKQFISFCRVGTGLSDDELDAVVTKLKPYFRKYEYPKKRPPSFYQVTNHSKERPDVWVDSPEKSIILSITSDIRTIESEVFSAPYSLRFPRIDRVRYDKAWYECLDVQSFIELVHSSNGTTQRDTEYGSKQDSKPKRSKSSTRGEKKNLSIVPSHLIQTDVSSIKGGSLIFSNMMFYFVNVPLSHSLESLHKIIAENGGTFSMNLNNSVTHCVAADSKGFKFEAAKRHGDIIHYSWVLDCYDQKKLVCLQPKYFLFLSELTKKKLQEEIDEFSDTYYLDLDLGVIKQLLSNIDRSEDVSTVDHYRKKYCPKDKWSFFYGCSIYFHSAIPSLKSDWHFILQLAVRRLKLEVLMGGGKVTSNLTCATHLVVLLVPGYQTDFEQIQSSFTSVKRKILRSKRLHIVKSQWLEDCSDSCQRLPEDSYSLKPWGIEETTAEDCELELGLEAHQSGDNVEDQNISFSDKGIQQRSSKAASEDSMALVSQEKGGKRKRGRPAGSGIKKVKQPAVKQARRARPQIAKKPAKICEYESSDESDSHGKRPIEQEIDTRAGSLDFYKKRSEPQETEKRENVQVAEIEKNSEQNKLDKQKDLNDNERERMLVPEIEMSDRHNEQNNEVTEKLEISADPLQAMLFDMIPSLATQKVEQPMNRSVREEKLPETSNAEAEPMTTKKKKVSYKDVASELLKDW from the exons ATGACGGAGCAAACCAAGCTGAGCGTGCTCTGCAGCCTCTTCACGTGGACACAGCGGAGCAAGTCTGCGGCGAAGAAGCGCGCCAAGTTCCGCAAGTTCCTCGACGCCTTCTGCACCGACCACAACTTCTTCCCCGCCGTCCGCCTCCTTCTCCCGAACCTCGACCGCGAGCGCGGCTCCTACGGCCTCAAGGAGTCCGTCCTCGCCACCTCCCTCATCGACGCCCTCGGCATCTCCCGCGACTCCCCCGACGCCCTCCGCCTCCTCAATTGGCGCAAGGGCGGCGCCGCCACCGGCCCCACCGCCGGCAATTTCGCCCTCGTTGCCTCCGAG GTGCTGCAGCGTAGGCAGGGGACGGCTTCGGGTGGATTGACGATAAGGGAGCTGAATGAGTTGCTTGACCGGTTGGCTTCCGCTGAAAACAG GGCTGAGAAAATTTTGGTTCTTTCTACCCTTATCCAAAAGACAAATGCACAGGAAATGAAGTGGATTATCATGATAATCCTGAAAG ATCTAAAGCTGGGAATTAGTGAAAAAAGCATTTTTCATGAATTCCATCCTGATGCAGAAGACTTGTTTAATGTTACCTGTGACTTAAAATTAGTATGTGAAAAGCTAAGGGATCGGAATCAACGTCATAAGCGGCAG GATATTGAAGTTGGAAAAGCTGTGCGCCCCCAATTAGCTAAGAGAGTTGCTAATGCAACTGAAGCATGGAAGAAG CTTCATGGGAAGGATGTGGTTGTTGAGTGCAAATTTGATGGTGACCGCattcaaattcataaaaatGGAACTGAAATACATTTCTTCTCAAG GAACTTTATCGATCATTCTGAATATGCACATGCGATGTCAGAAATCATAATACAAAATGTTCTTGTTGATAG GTGCATCCTTGATGGTGAAATGTTGGTGTGGGACACATCCTTGAAACGTTTTGCTGAGTTTGGCTCAAACCAGGAAATAG CCAAGGCAGCAAGAGATGGTCTTGATAGTGATAGACAG TTATGCT ATGTTGCATTTGATATCCTTTATTTTGGAGATACTAGTTTGATTCACCAAACTTTGAAGGAACGACATGAGATTTTGTGTAAAATTGTAAGGCCAGTGAAGGGTCGTTTGGAAATTTTGGTACCTAATGCTGGTATCAACAGTCATATTTCTTCTG GTGAACCTTGTTGGTCATTTATTGCTCATAATGTGGATGAAGTTGAgagattttttaaagaaaccATTGAAAATAG aGATGAGGGAATTGTTTTAAAAGACCACAGCTCCAAATGGGAACCTAGTGATCGTAGTGGAAAGTGGCTAAAATTGAAGCCTGAATACATTCAAGCTGGCTCTGATCTGGACGTACTTATCATTG GTGGCTACTATGGCTCTGGACGACGTGGAGGAGAG GTTGCTCAATTCTTGGTTGGCCTTGCTGAGCGTCCATCCCCAAATACGCACCCTAAGCA ATTTATCTCCTTTTGCAGAGTTGGTACTGGACTCTCTGATGATGAGCTTGATGCTGTAGTGACCAAACTAAAACCTTACTTCAG AAAGTATGAATATCCAAAGAAGAGGCCACCAAGTTTTTATCAAGTAACTAATCATTCAAAAGAAAGACCTGACGTGTGGGTTGATAGCCCTGAGAA ATCAATTATTCTGTCTATAACCAGTGATATTCGAACTATAGAATCTGAG GTATTTTCTGCACCTTACAGTCTCAGATTTCCTAGGATTGACAGGGTGAGATATGACAAAGCTTGGTATGAATGCCTTGATGTTCAAT CATTTATAGAACTGGTACATTCTAGCAACGGTACCACACAGAGGGATACAGAATATGGCAGCAAACAGGACAGTAAACCAAAACGATCGAAATCCTCCACTAggggagaaaagaaaaacttgtcCATTGTTCCTTCTCATTTAATTCAAACTGATGTTTCCAGCATTAAGGGGGGCTccttaatattttcaaatatgatGTTCT ATTTTGTTAATGTGCCTCTATCTCATTCTCTCGAGTCCTTGCACAAAATAATTGCTGAGAATGGGGGAACTTTTTCAATGAATTTGAATAACTCAGTCACGCATTGTGTTGCAGCAGACAGCAAgg GGTTTAAATTTGAAGCAGCAAAGCGTCATGGTGATATCATTCATTATTCTTGGGTATTAGATTGCTATgatcaaaagaagcttgtctgcTTACAGCCTAA GTACTTCCTTTTTCTATCTGAACTGACAAAGAAGAAGTTACAAGAAGAAATTGATGAGTTCTCAGACACTTACTACTTGGACCTTGATCTTGGAGTCATCAAGCAG CTCTTAAGCAATATTGATAGGTCAGAAGATGTCAGCACTGTTGATCATTATAGGAAAAAATACTGCCCAAAGGATAAGTGGTCTTTCTTTTATGGATGCTCCATTTATTTCCACTCTGCAATACCTTCATT GAAAAGTGATTGGCATTTTATATTGCAACTTGCTGTGAGGAGATTGAAGCTTGAAGTTCTCATGGGTGGTGGAAAAGTTACCTCTAATCTTACTTGTGCAACCCATTTAGTTGTCTTGCTTGTGCCAGGATATCAGACTGACTttgaacaaatacagagtag TTTCACTtcagtaaaaagaaaaattctccgAAGCAAGAGGTTGCATATAGTTAAATCCCAGTGGTTAGAAGATTGTTCTGACAGTTGCCAAAGATTACCAGAAGACTCCTACAGTTTGAAACCCTGGGGAATAGAAGAGACAACTGCTGAAGATTG TGAACTGGAGTTGGGGTTAGAGGCTCATCAGAGTGGAGATAATGTAGAAGACCAAAATATTTCTTTCTCCGACAAGGGAATTCAACAGAGGAGTTCAAAAGCTGCAAGTGAAGACAGTATGGCTTTGGTATCTCAAGAGAAGGGtggcaaaagaaaaagaggaagaccTGCAGGCAGTGGTatcaaaaaagtaaaacaacCAGCTGTCAAACAAGCTCGAAGAGCACGACCACAAATTGCAAAAAAGCCTGCtaaaatatgtgaatatgaatcGTCAGATGAAAGTGATTCTCATGGCAAAAGACCAATTGAGCAGGAGATTGACACGAGAGCAGGAAGTCTTGATTTTTACAAGAAACGTTCAGAACCACAGGAGACTGAGAAACGGGAAAATGTCCAAGTTGCTGAGATTGAGAAAAATTCTGAACAAAATAAGTTAGACAAGCAAAAGGACTTGAATGACAATGAACGTGAAAGAATGTTGGTTCCTGAAATAGAAATGTCTGATAGGCACAATGAGCAAAACAATGAGGTGACTGAGAAACTAGAAATTTCAGCTGACCCCCTGCAAGCAATGTTATTTGACATGATTCCTAGCCTTGCCACCCAAAAAGTCGAGCAACCGATGAATCGAAGTGTTAGAGAAGAGAAGCTACCAGAAACCTCCAATGCAGAAGCAGAGCCTATGactacaaagaaaaagaaagttagcTACAAGGATGTTGCCAGTGAGCTGCTGAAGGACTGGTAG